Proteins encoded together in one Candidatus Sulfotelmatobacter sp. window:
- a CDS encoding GatB/YqeY domain-containing protein produces MSIKDRITADLKEAMKARDQLRLDTLRSVLSAFNYRRIEAGAELSADDQLGVVQKLVKQRNDSIDQFAKGGRTELVEKETRERDILAQYLPAQKSADEIRAVVRAALADLPADARNQGALMKVVMPQLKGVADGNEVRRIAGEELASA; encoded by the coding sequence GTGAGCATCAAAGACCGGATCACCGCCGACCTGAAGGAGGCGATGAAGGCGCGCGATCAGCTGCGCCTGGACACGCTGCGCAGCGTCCTCTCGGCGTTCAACTACCGCCGGATCGAAGCCGGCGCGGAGCTCTCCGCGGACGATCAGTTGGGCGTGGTGCAGAAGCTCGTCAAGCAGCGCAACGACTCGATCGACCAGTTCGCCAAAGGCGGCCGCACCGAGCTGGTCGAGAAGGAGACGCGCGAGCGCGACATCTTGGCGCAGTACCTGCCGGCGCAGAAGTCGGCCGACGAGATTCGGGCGGTCGTGCGCGCGGCGCTCGCCGATTTGCCGGCCGACGCTCGCAACCAGGGCGCGCTGATGAAGGTCGTCATGCCGCAGCTCAAGGGCGTCGCGGACGGCAACGAGGTGCGCCGGATCGCCGGCGAGGAGCTGGCCTCCGCGTAA
- a CDS encoding NfeD family protein — protein sequence MLLRRLFALTCLLAGALAAWVPAALAAPRGEVVVVPVEGTIDEGMAHLVQRAVAQAQDEGASAIVLDVNTFGGLVAAATEIRDALLSSRVPVDAYVERAWSAGALITLSASRITMAPGSSIGAAQPIPKTVKTVSALRAEFESTAARWHRDPKLAAAMVDAQVAEPMYKQPDAILTLTADEARGAGYSEATLPTLASALTRFGLAGAPRVDAHYSFGEEVARIATNPDVSGILLAIGFLGLLVELQTLHGIAGAVGVAALALFFGTHVYAGFSNSLVLGLALVGILLILFELHVLPGHGLAGSAGALALVAAILLAFGLPFFFGAVQALAVAVVLSVVAFVLLQRVLPENAFVKRLTFGALQGPDYVASEDHRALLGKTGVANSFLRPAGVATFDQTRVDVLTDGDFVPAGTPVQVTRVEGARIFVKAV from the coding sequence GTGCTACTGCGGCGGTTGTTCGCCCTGACCTGCCTGCTCGCCGGAGCGCTGGCCGCTTGGGTGCCGGCCGCCTTGGCCGCGCCGCGGGGTGAGGTCGTGGTCGTCCCCGTCGAGGGGACGATCGACGAGGGGATGGCGCATCTGGTGCAGCGCGCCGTCGCGCAGGCCCAGGACGAGGGCGCCAGCGCGATCGTGCTCGACGTGAACACCTTCGGCGGTCTGGTCGCCGCGGCGACCGAGATACGCGACGCGCTCCTGTCGAGCCGGGTGCCGGTCGACGCGTACGTCGAACGCGCCTGGTCGGCCGGCGCATTGATCACCTTGTCGGCTTCGCGCATCACGATGGCGCCGGGCTCGTCGATCGGCGCGGCGCAGCCGATCCCCAAGACGGTCAAGACCGTCTCGGCGCTGCGCGCCGAGTTCGAGTCGACCGCGGCGCGCTGGCACCGCGATCCCAAGCTCGCGGCGGCGATGGTCGACGCGCAGGTCGCCGAACCGATGTACAAGCAGCCCGATGCGATCTTGACGTTGACGGCCGACGAGGCGCGCGGCGCAGGCTACTCGGAGGCGACGCTGCCGACGCTCGCCAGCGCCCTGACGCGCTTCGGGCTCGCCGGCGCGCCGCGGGTCGACGCGCACTATTCGTTCGGTGAAGAGGTCGCGCGCATCGCCACCAACCCCGACGTCAGCGGCATCCTGCTCGCGATCGGTTTCCTGGGGCTGCTCGTCGAGCTGCAGACGCTGCACGGGATCGCCGGAGCGGTGGGCGTCGCCGCGTTGGCGCTGTTTTTCGGCACGCACGTCTACGCCGGGTTCTCGAACTCGCTGGTGCTGGGGTTGGCGCTGGTCGGCATCCTGCTGATCCTCTTCGAGCTGCACGTCTTGCCGGGCCACGGCTTGGCGGGGTCGGCGGGCGCGCTCGCGCTCGTCGCGGCGATCTTGCTCGCCTTCGGGTTGCCGTTCTTCTTCGGAGCGGTGCAGGCGCTGGCCGTCGCGGTCGTCTTGAGCGTGGTGGCCTTCGTCCTCTTGCAGCGCGTGCTGCCGGAGAACGCGTTCGTGAAGCGGCTGACGTTCGGCGCGCTGCAAGGCCCGGACTACGTCGCGAGCGAGGATCACCGTGCCTTGCTGGGCAAGACCGGCGTCGCCAACTCGTTCCTGCGCCCCGCCGGCGTCGCGACCTTCGACCAGACCCGCGTCGACGTCTTGACCGACGGCGACTTCGTCCCGGCCGGCACGCCCGTCCAAGTCACCCGCGTCGAGGGCGCACGGATTTTCGTCAAAGCCGTTTAG
- the floA gene encoding flotillin-like protein FloA (flotillin-like protein involved in membrane lipid rafts): MVAVFSVVIIVAIFAGIVLFLYYFPLALWIRTIAAGVPLSIGSLIRMRVIGVPAGLIVANLVRARKAGLNLTVDQLQSHVLAGGNVEKVTLAMIAAQRAQIPLEWQRAAAIDLAGRDVLEALQTSVNPKVIETPIFQGVAQNGIQLNVKARITVRSNLDRYVGGAGEPTIVARVGEGVVSAVGAAVDHKEVLEYPDRISKAVLSKGLDAGTAFEIVSIDIADVDVGKNIGADLQTSQAEADRRIAQAKASERQYAAMAAEQEQKAETQRMRAKVVEAEAQIPEAIAEAFRSGHLGVMDYYKLNNVKADTEMRGSIGQSLGGADPSQQPPPAGPTTTL, encoded by the coding sequence ATGGTCGCGGTCTTCTCGGTCGTCATCATCGTCGCGATCTTCGCCGGGATCGTGCTGTTCCTGTACTACTTCCCGCTGGCGCTGTGGATTCGCACGATCGCCGCCGGGGTGCCGCTCTCGATCGGGTCGCTGATTCGGATGCGGGTGATCGGCGTGCCGGCGGGGCTGATCGTCGCGAACTTGGTGCGGGCGCGCAAGGCGGGGCTGAACCTCACCGTCGACCAGCTGCAATCGCACGTGCTGGCCGGCGGCAACGTCGAGAAGGTGACGCTGGCGATGATCGCGGCGCAGCGCGCGCAGATTCCGCTGGAATGGCAGCGCGCGGCCGCAATAGACTTGGCCGGCCGCGACGTGCTCGAGGCGCTCCAGACGTCGGTCAACCCGAAGGTCATCGAGACGCCGATCTTCCAAGGCGTCGCGCAAAACGGCATCCAGCTCAACGTCAAAGCCCGCATCACGGTGCGCTCGAACCTCGACCGGTACGTCGGCGGCGCCGGCGAGCCGACGATCGTCGCGCGCGTCGGCGAGGGCGTCGTCAGCGCGGTCGGCGCCGCGGTCGATCACAAGGAAGTTCTCGAGTACCCCGACCGTATCTCGAAGGCGGTGCTCTCGAAGGGACTGGACGCCGGCACCGCGTTCGAGATCGTCTCGATCGACATCGCCGACGTCGACGTCGGGAAGAACATCGGCGCGGACCTGCAGACCTCGCAAGCCGAAGCCGATCGTCGCATCGCGCAGGCGAAGGCCTCGGAACGGCAATACGCCGCGATGGCCGCCGAGCAGGAGCAGAAGGCCGAGACGCAGCGCATGCGCGCGAAGGTCGTCGAGGCCGAAGCGCAGATCCCCGAAGCGATCGCCGAAGCGTTTCGTTCGGGCCACCTGGGCGTGATGGACTACTACAAGCTCAACAACGTCAAGGCCGACACCGAGATGCGCGGATCGATCGGGCAGAGCCTGGGCGGGGCCGACCCCAGCCAGCAGCCGCCGCCTGCCGGTCCGACGACCACGCTGTGA